The window TTGGGCTTGGGCTATTGGTTAATAACCTGTTTAATAAACAATACGAAGCCAACGGCGCAACCTACCCCGATATTGAAGGCGGGCAGGTGGTAAATTACAATTACTATTTCCCGCAAGCTACGCGCAACTTTTTGGCATCGGTTAGTTTGAGCTTTTAATTTTAAAGTAACGCAAATATCACATTGTTTATATATTGCAAGTGTGATATTTGCCTACTTAAATATGCTGCCATGAGAATAAAATTGCTGCTTACGCTAAGCTTTGCTGCTACTGTATTAAATCTATCAGCCCAAAATAAACGGACTGTCACCGCAACTGCTGCTACTTTATCCCGCCCAAAGCTGGTTGTTGGCATCGTAGTTGACCAAATGCGCTGGGATTACCTGTACCGTTATTACGACCGTTATCAAAACGGCGGCTTCAAGCGCATGCTTAACGAAGGATTTACTTGCGAAAACACCCAAATAGATTATATACCCACGGTTACTGCCGCCGGGCATAGCTGTATTTATACGGGATCAGTACCATCTATACATGGTATTGCCGGTAACGATTTTATAGTACAAGCCACCGGCAAAGCCATGTACTGTACAGACGATAGTACCGTTGTTGCAGTAGGGAGTACGTCGGCGGCCGGCAAAATGTCGCCGCGCAATTTGTTGGTTACAACAGTTACCGACGAATTAAGATTAGCAACCAACTTCCGGTCGAAAGTTATTGGCATCGCGTTAAAGGACCGCGGCGGAATATTACCGGCAGGGCATGCTGCCAACGCAGCGTACTGGTTTGATGATAGCAACGGCAGCTGGATAAGCAGCACTTATTACATGGCCGACCTGCCTGCATGGGTTAAAAATGTTAATGCCCAAAAATCGGCGGAAAAGTATCTGAAGCAAGATTGGAACACCCTTTACCCTATTAGTACCTATGCGCAAAGTGCGCCGGATAACAGCCCGAAATACGAAGGCAAATATAGTGGCGCTGATGCGCCAACCTTCCCGGTTAAAACATCGGAGTTGTATAAAGGCCGAATCGGTATGGTACGATCGACACCGTACGGCAATACCATTACTTTAGAGATGGCAAAAGCCGCGGTAGAAAATGAGCAATTAGGCAACCATACTGTAACCGATTTTTTAGCAGTAAGCTGCTCATCTACCGATTATATAGGTCACCAGTTTGGTCCGAATTCTGTGGAGATTGAGGATACTTACCTGCGTTTGGATAAAGACCTGGCATCATTTTTTACCTATTTAGATGAAAAAGTAGGCAAAGGCAATTACACCGTATTTTTAAGTGCCGACCATGGTGCCGCTCATAATCCCACCTTTTTAACCGACCACAATATACCGGCCGGCAACTGGAGCGAAGCGCCTGCTTTAGCGGGCTTAAATAAACTGCTTGAAGATAAATACAAAATAAAACGCCCGGTGCTTAATTTTGAGAACTACCAGGTAAACCTTAATTATGCCGCGCTTAAAAAAGACAATATCAGCGAAGACGCGGTTAAATATGACTGCGTACAATACCTTAAAACACTGCCCGAGATAGCGTACGCTGTTGATATGGCGCATGTGCAGGAAGCCAGCATTCCGCAAGACCTTAAGGTAAGGATACAAAACGGCTACAATGCCGAACGCAGCGGTACAATCCAGATAATTTTAAAACCGGGATGGTTTTCGGGCAACCATGGTGCTACGGGTACTACCCATGGTTCGTGGAACCCATACGATGCGCATATCCCGCTGGTATTTATGGGCTGGGGCGTTAAGCACGGCAGCCTGGTACGCGAAACCCATATGACGGATATTGCGCCAACTATTGCCGCCTTGTTACATATACAGGCGCCAAACGGTAACATTGGCAAACCGATAGGGGAAGTGTTGAAATAAGTTTAAAGTCAAAGGTCCGATTGAGCGATGGGTCATCCCGAGCTTGTCGAAGGACGCGGGCGGGTACTGGTTCGACATGCCGGATAATTTAAATAGACTATGAAAAAGTATATCTCCAAATTCCATTATCTAACGCAGGACCTGCCCAACCGCAGCCATGTAGAACAGGCCCAAATTGCCTGCGAAGCCGGGGCCAATTGGGTGCAGTACCGCTGCATGACCAAAAACGACGGGGAATTAATAGCTGAGATAAACCAGATAGCTGCCATTTGCGATGATTGGGGCGCTACGCTGATACTAACCAACCATTACCACCTGCTGGACAAGGTAGACGCGCAGGGCGTGCACATAGAAGATTTTGATGCCGACTTTGCCGCCATACGCAACGTAATAACCGACGAGAAAACTTTAGGTGCTTCAGCTACGAATATCGAGGCGTTATTAAGGGTGCAAAACTCCGGCATGGTTGATTATTGTGGTTATGGCCCCTTTGCGCATACCGATACCAAGCCCAACAATAAGCCGCTTTTGGGTTACGAAGGCTACCGCGAACTGGAACGCCAGCCGATAGATATACCTGTGATTGCTGTTGGGGGTGTACAATTAAAAGATGTAGACCTGCTTTTAAAAACAGGTATTTATGGCATCGCCGTATCGGCCGCCGTTAACCTGTCGCTTGACCCGAATGGGATGGTAAAAGAGTTTTATCGTAAGATCTATTAAAACATAGGGTGGGGGTTAGCCGATTTGGCCGGCACTTCCTGTATCACATCCCAATGCTCTACAATTTTACCGCCCGCTATCCTGAATATGTCGATCACCGAGCTGGTTTTGTCGCCCATTTTATTTTTAAGGTGTATGTAAACCAAATCGCCGTCGGCACTTAGGTGCTGTATATCTATTTTAGTTTTGGGGGCGCCCTTAAACCATATCATGGCACCTTGCTTTAAGGGCTCGCGGCCATCAGGTAAAATAGGGTTATGCTGTATGTAATCTAAAGCCAGATATTTATCCAGCGCGGCAATGTTTTTATCGCCAAAAAACGCCTGGTAAAAATCGGCAACCAGCTTTTTATTTGCTTTAATGGTCGAGTCCTGTTTAATGAGCGAATCGGCTAAGGTTAGTTTTGCGCCTGTTTCGCCGCCCGAGTACTTACAGGAGGTAAAAGCAATAGTAAAAACGGCTAATACAAAAAGGGTTGCGGCTAAATTTTTCATGTATAAATATATCAAACAAAAAGTAATTACCTAAACTGTTAAATTGCGGCTACTAAGCTGATCACTCATGAAGAAAATACTGACCCCCTTATTGCTTTTTGTGTTTGCAGGCGCTTCGGCACAAACGATGGATGTGCTAACGGTCGAAAAAATAATGCGCGACCCAAAATGGATGGGTACATCGCCATCAAACATCCGCTGGAGCGACGATAGCAAAAAAATATACTTTAACTGGAACCCGGATAACGCCGAACGCGACGAGCTATTTTCTATAACCCCGGCCAACATTAAACCGCAAAAAATATCCGTAGCCGAGCACCGCGATATGATACCTGAAGGCGGCAAGTGGAACAAAAAGCTAACACTGAAAACCTATGAAAAGAATGGGGATATCTATTTACTGAATATTATTAACGGGCAATCAACCCGGCTTATCAACACTACCGATCGTGAAAGCAACCCAACATTCAGCGGTGATGAAAGCAGCATTATATTTACCAGTGGTAATAACCTGTTTGCGTTTAAACTTAACAAAGGCGAATTAACCCAGCTAACCAATTTTGTAAAAGCCAAAAGCGACGCAAAAAAAACCGAAAAAGATAATGAACAGGCCGCATATCTAAAAAAGCAGCAACTGGAGTTATTCGACATTATTAAGAAGAACGAGAAAGACCGCAAGCTGGATTCTGCCGAGCGCAGCATGCTTAAAGCAGCAAAGCTAAAAGAAATTGTTATTGGCGATAAAAGGCTAAGCGGTGTGCAGGTTAGTCCGGATGGAAGGTACATTACCTACCGCGTTAACCAGCGCGCCGAAGGCGAGAAAGAAGATATAGTAGCCGATTTTGTAACCGAAAGCGGCTATGTTGAAGGCTTGCCAAACCGCAGTAAAGTGGGCGGGCCACAAGGCAGTTCGGAGAGTTTTATTTTTGATACCAAACGAGATAGTGTTTACAAGATCGTCACGACTGACCTGCCCGGTATAAAAGATATACCTGAATATGTAAAAGATTACCCCAAACGTTTAGAAGAACTTAAAAAGCTAAATGCCGACCGCAAGGTTGATGTTACCGGCCCCTATTGGAGCGACGACGGCAAATATGCCATTGTAAACGTAGATGCGCAGGATAATAAAGACCGCTGGCTGATGAAACTGGATGCCGCAACCGGCAAGCTAAGCCTGCTTGACCGCCAGCACGATGATGCCTGGATAGGAGGCCCCGGTACCGGCGCATGGTTTGCCAACGGCAGCTTAGGCTATACCGATAACACCCACTTTTACTACCAAAGCGAAGCCAGCGGCTACTCGCACCTTTACCTTGCCGATTTGGCAACCGGCGATAAAAAACAACTAACATCGGGCAAATGGGAGGTGCAAACACTGCATTTATCAAACGATAAAACAACGTTTTACTTTACCGCCAATATCGAACATCCGGGCGTTACACACTTTTACCGTATACCGGTAACAGGTGGCGCACCGGTAAAAATCACATCGATGAAGGGCGGTAACGAGATAGACCTATCGCCGGATGAGAAATGGCTGGCTATACGGTACTCTTATTCAAACAAACCATGGGAACTTTATGTGCAGCCCAATAAACCAGGCGCAAAGGCAGTACAGGTAACCAACTCTACCACTCCCGAATTTAAATCGTACCCATGGCGCGAGCCGGAGGTGATCAGCTTTAAGAACCGTTACGGTAAAGATATTTACGCTCGTTTGTACCTGCCTAAAAACCCAGATCCGGCAAAGCCCGCGGTGGTGTTTGTGCACGGTGCCGGTTACCTGCAAAACGTTCATTTTTGGTGGAGCAGCTATTTCCGCGAGTATATGTTTAACAACATGCTTACCGATAATGGCTACACAGTATTAGATATTGATTACACAGCCAGTTCGGGCTATGGCCGTGATATACGCACCGGCATATACCGCCACATGGGCGGCGCAGATCTTACCGATCAGGTAGATGGTGTAAAATTGTTGGTAGATAAGTATGGCGTTAACCCTAAACATGTAGGCCTGTATGGCGGCTCGTACGGGGGCTTTATTACACTAATGGCCCTGTTTACCCAGCAGGATGTATTTGCCTCGGGCGCGGCTTTGCGGTCGGTTACCGATTGGGCGCATTATAACCACGGTTATACCTCCAATATTTTAAACGAACCATATAACGATGAAAAGGCATACCGCCAAAGCTCGCCAATTTATTTTGCCGATGGTTTAAAAGGTAATTTGCTGATGCTGCACGGCATGGTAGACCAAAACGTGAACTTTCAGGATATTGTGCGCCTAACGCAACGGTTGATAGAACTGCATAAGCAAAACTGGCAGCTGGCACCCTATCCGGTAGAAGACCATGGCTTTATACAGCCCAGCAGTTGGACAGACGAGTACAGCAGGATATATAAGTTATTTGAAACAACTTTGAAGGGAAAATGAAGAAGTTATACATAATATGTTTATTATTCCTTGCAGCCTGCTCATCCTCAAAAAAGCCTGATAGTGCTTTGGTGAGTATCAGCCTGGTAAATAACAAGCAGTCGGTACAATTTAAAGGCCTGGATTATGCCGTTATCAGCGAAATAAACCGCGATTCGTCCGTTCAGGCATGGCAAAGCCTTATCCCGGTTTATAAAATGCCGGCCGATACCGATATGAAAAGCTATCAGCCGGTACAGCCGGGCAGGTATCAGTTACAGGATAGCGCGGTGGTTTTTACGCCCGATACCCCTTTTGCCAAAGGACAGGTTTATTTTGTGCGAAATTATAAGCTGGGCGAAAGTGTAAGCGCGGTTGATTTTGTAAAAGGGCGCATACAACCGGGCCGTACCCGATTTACCGATTTGATTTTTAAGCAATAAGCATTTGAAATAGAAAATATTTCTTACATTTGCATCTGAATTAAAAAAGAGGGGGCGATTGTCCCCTCTTTTATTTTATCAATCAAATTATCATCCGTCCCAAAAGCAACCGGGATATCAGGAAAAACATACGATAATGAATATTGAAAAAAGGGTAACCGAACTGGTAGAAGAGAAAATTGCCGATAACCCCAGCTTGTTCTTAGTGGATGTTAAAATGCACTCAAACGGCAAGCTCATCGTTTTGGTTGATGGGGATAACGGTATAGGTATTGCCGATTGTGTAGCCATAAGCAGGCATGTTGGTTTTCACCTCGAAGAAGAGAATGTGATAGAGACCGCCTATAACCTGGAGGTATCATCGCCGGGGATAGATACCCCGCTTACCTCGCAAAGGCAATACGCCAAAAACGTGGGCAGGCAACTGGGCATTAAAATGGACGATGGCACCAAGCGCGAAGGCGAACTATTAGAGGCCGGCGACGGTTTTATAATAATTGAAGAAAAAATAAAAGAAAAAGGGAAAAAGGCTGAAACTGTTGAAAGCACTATCCCTACAGATAAAATAACAGAAACAAAAGTTTTAATATCATTCAAGTAGAAGATGAGCAATATTAATTTAATTGATTCTTTTCAGGAATTTAAAGATTTCAAGAACATTGACCGCCCAACCATGATGAGCGTACTGGAAGACGTTTTCAGAAGCATGATCAGGAAAAAATACGGCAACGACGAAAACTGCGACGTTATAGTAAACACAGATAACGGCGATTTGGAAATTTGGCGTACACGTACCGTAATGGAAGATGGTTTTAGCGAGGATGATGACCTGGAGATTGAACTTGCAGAAGCAAGATTAACAGACCCTGACCTGGAAGTTGGCGACGACTTTATTGAGCAGATAACTTTAGAAAGCTTTGGCCGCCGTGCCATTTTAGCTGCCCGCCAAACGCTGGTATCTAAAATTTTAGAACTGGAGAAAGACGAGATATTTAAAAAATATAAAGACCGCGTTGGCGAAATTGTTACCGGCGAAGTTTACCAGGTTTGGAAAAAAGAAACCCTGGTGCTGGATGATGAAGGCAACGAGCTTTTATTACCTAAAACCGAACAAATACCTGCCGATTACTTTAAAAAAGGGGATAGCGTAAGGGCAGTAGTGAGCAAAGTGGATATGCTTAACAGCAACCCTAAGATCATTATATCGCGTACGGCACCCGAGTTTTTACAGCGTTTGTTTGAGCTGGAAGTACCCGAAATTTTTGATGGTTTGATCACGATCAAAAAGATCGTTCGCGAACCGGGCGAAAGAGCTAAGGTAGCGGTAGAATCGTATGATGACCGTATTGATCCGGTTGGTGCCTGCGTAGGTATGAAAGGGTCGCGTATACATGGTATAGTGCGCGAGTTAAAAAACGAAAATATTGACGTTATTAACTACACAAACAACATACAACTATACATACAGCGTGCACTATCGCCGGCCAAAATAACATCTATTAAGCTGGATGATGAGAAAAAAACAGCCGCAGTATACTTAAAACCCGATCAGGTATCTTTAGCTATCGGTCGTGGTGGCCATAACATAAAATTGGCAGGTAAATTGACAGGTTACGAAATAGATGTTTACCGCGAGGCTGATGAGCATGATGAGGATGTGGACATCGAAGAATTCTCAGACGAAATTGATAGCTGGATAATTGACGAATTTAAACGCATTGGGCTTGATACTGCAAAATCGGTATTGGCATTAAGCGTTGGTGAGTTGGTTAAACGTACCGATCTGGAAGAAGAAACGGTTAAAGATGTGTTATCAATTTTGCAGGCAGAATTTGAATAAACAGAATAACAAAAATTAAAATCGTATTTTTGCGATAATTAGCAGAGAAAATTTAATAAATGTCAGAAGACAAATCCATAAAATTAATAAAAGCGGTAAAAGAATTAAACATTGGTATGGGTACCATTGTCGATTTTTTAGCGACCAAAGGCTACAAAGTAGAAAAGCAGCCAATGGCCAAGCTGGATAACGATATGTACACAACCCTGTTAAAGGAGTTTGCTGTTGATAAAATTATTAAGGAGGAGGCCAAGCAGATCAGTATAGGCAAAATCAGGAAAGAAGAACCTGGTGCAGTGCCCGAAACTACTAAGCCCGTTGAGGGCCGTCGTTCGCGAGATTTCGAGAACGAAGAGATACTGATTAAAAACACCGGCCACTTTACTCCGGCCCCGGCCGATAAGCCAAAACCGGCAGAGCCGGCTGCTCCGGCTAAAACCGAAGAGCGTGCCGATGCATCATTGCCCGGTGTTAAGGTAATTGGTAAAATAGACCTTAATAACCTTGGTGCTAAACCACCTGTTGCAGAAAAAGCACAGCCCGAGCCGGCCAAAGCTGCGGAGCCAGTTAAGGAAACTGTCGCACCTGTTGTAGAAGCACCTGCGCCAAAAGCGCCGGAACTTGTCAAAGAGGTTGCCGCACCTATTGCAGAAACACCAAAAGCAGCCGAGCCGGTAGCAGAAAAAGCCCCGGAAGCGCCAAAAGCACCCGAACCGGTTAAAGAAGTTGCTGCACCTGTTGCAGAAACCCCGGTTGCTGATGCAGCCACAAGCGGCGATGACGCGCCTGAAGATGAAGTAATACGCGCCAATGCAGAAAGGCTTACAGGCCCTAAAATTATTGGTAAGATACAGTTACCTGTTAATGCGCCTAAGCGTAATAACCCGGTAGCCTCGTCGTCTAACACAGCAGGTAACGCTGCCGATCAGAAACGTAAGCGTAAGCGTAAAGATAGCCAGGGTGGCAATGGTGGCCAGCAGGCCCCGCCAACAGGCAATATCAATCCAAACCGTCCCGATTTCAGGAACAGGCCAACTGCCCCTCCGGGAGGTGGTAACCGTCCCGATTTTAGAGGAGGCAGAAACGCGCCACCTACAGGCGGCCCTAAAGAAGAACCATCTGAAAAGGATATACAAGACCAGATAAAAGCTACACTTGCACGCTTAAGCGGCGCAGGTAAAAGCGGTAAGTTTGCCCAGCGTGCTAAATTCCGTCGTCAAAAACGTGATGATGTGGCTGCAACTGCCGAAGAACTGGCAATGGAGCAGGATGCCCAATCGAAAGTATTAAGGGTAACCGAGTTTGTTACAGCAAATGAGCTGGCCATAATGATGGATGTATCTGTAACACAGATCATATCTACCTGTATGAGCTTGGGGATGTTTGTGTCTATTAACCAGCGTTTGGATGCCGAAACATTAAGCATTGTTGCTGATGAGTTTGGCTACCAAGTTGAGTTTGTAAAACCACAGGACGAAGAAGCCAATTTGGACATTGAAGATGATCCGGCTGATTTAGTACCGCGCGCGCCAATTGTGACCATAATGGGCCACGTTGACCACGGTAAAACATCGTTACTCGATTTTATACGCAAAACAAACGTAATAGGCGGCGAAGCAGGGGGTATAACCCAGCACATTGGCGCTTATGAAGTTACTTTACCTGAAGAAAAAGGAAAAATAACTTTCCTGGATACACCGGGTCACGAGGCGTTTACCGCCATGCGTGCAAGGGGTGCACAGGTAACAGATATTGTTATTATAGTTATTGCTGCTGATGATAGCGTGATGCCGCAAACCCGCGAGGCCATAAACCACGCGCAGGCTGCAGGTGCACCTATTATATTTGCCTTTAACAAAATTGACAGGCCGGGTGCCAACGCCGATAAGATACGCGAGCAGTTATCGGCCATGAACATATTGGTAGAAGAATGGGGTGGTAAATACCAAACCCAGGAAATATCTGCCAAAACCGGTTTAAATGTTGAATTGCTGTTAGAAAAAGTATTACTTGAAGCCGAGTTGCTTGAATTAAAGGCTAACCCTAATAAGCGTGCCGTAGGTACCGTAATTGAGGCAGCCTTAGATAAAGGCCGTGGTATAGTAACTACTATATTGGTACAGGCAGGCCGCCTAAAAGTGGGCGACCCAATATTAGCCGGTTGCTATAGCGGGCGTGTTAAAGCCTTAACCAACGAACGTGGCCAAAGGGTTGAATCGGCAGGGCCATCAACGCCGGTACAGGTGTTGGGTATGCAGGGCGCACCTACAGCGGGCGATAAGTTTAACGCTTTAGACAGCGAAGTTGAAGCACGCGAAATTGCAAACAAACGTTTACAATTACAACGCGAGCAAGGCTTACGTACTCAGAAACACATTACACTTGACGAGATAGGCCGCCGTTTGGCAGTTGGTAACTTTAAGGAACTTAACATTATTGTTAAGGGTGACGTGGATGGATCTATCGAGGCTTTATCAGATTCGTTATTAAAATTATCTACCGAGCAAATACAGGTTAATATCATATCAAAAGCAGTTGGTCAGATATCAGAGTCGGACGTATTGCTGGCATCAGCATCAGATGCGATCATCATTGGTTTCCAGGTACGCCCATCAGGCGGTGCCCGTAAACTTGCCGAGGCTGAGCAAATTGATATCAGGCTTTACTCCATCATCTACGACGCTATCAACGAGATAAAAGCGGCGATGGAAGGTATGCTTGCCCCAACATTTGAAGAGAAGATTGTAGCTAACGTTGAAATACGCGAAACCTTTAAAATTAGCAAAGTGGGTACCATTGCAGGTTGTATGGTATTAGATGGTAAGATAAACCGTAACAGCAAAATACGTATCATCCGTGATGGCGTAGTTGTACATACCGGCGAGCTTGCATCACTTAAACGCTTTAAAGACGATGTTAAAGAGGTAGCTACCGGTTACGAATGCGGGTTAAATATTGCAAACTACAACAACATTGAAGTTGGCGATATAGTTGAAGCATACGAAAACGTAGAAGTAAAACGTAAGCTTACCTAAGTGCTAAAAAGACGCGAAGTATCGCGCCTCTACTAAATATTTTTAAAGGATGGCTATTAGCCGTCCTTTTTTTGTTTATCGCTATTTAAAATCCCCTTTTACGGGTTACACCAATGCGGCGTGGCGGCTTAGGCGATATTTTTTCAGCGTCTTCTTCATCTACGCTGTATCTGCGGGCCATTTTAGCAATCCGCTCTTCCATTGTCTCCGTACTAAGGCGTTCGCGGCCAAGGCTATCAACCAATATAGGGAAGGCAAACGGAGTAGGGCGTTCAATAACTTTTAATACAATACTTTGGGTGGCTATACGCTGCAAGGCGGCGCGCAACCTAAATTCCTCTAACTGAAAGGCCAGTGCTTCGTTGTAGGCCTGGCGCACCAGCAGGTTGTCGGGCTCGTACTCGTTAAACACCTCAAACAACAACGAAGTAGAAGCTTGCAGGTGCTTGTTTTTTACCTGCTGCCCCGGGTAGCCGGTGAAAACCAAGCCGCCAATATGGGCAATATCCCTAAAACGGCGACGGGCCATCTCGTTGGCGTTTAAACTGTTTTGTATATCGGCTATAAGGTTGTTTATAGAAAAGAAATCCGCATCTTCCAAAACTTGCTCTATAGGTATATCCTCGTCGGTAAGCAGTTCAAAGCCATAATCATTCATGGCGATTGAAAAGCTGGCGGGTTTTATTTTTGATATGCGGTAGGCCAGTAACGATGCCATCCCCTCATGCACCAGCCTGCCCTCAAATGGGTAAAATAATAAGTGGTGCCCTTCCCGCGATTTAAACGACTCTATCAAAAACTCGTGGCTTTGCGGCAAATGCGACAATTTAGCCTGAAGGTCAAATAATGGTTTCAGGGCAACAACTTCTTCATCGGTTTCAATCCCATGCGCCACCTCGTCCAACTTATCGCGGAACACGGCTGAT is drawn from Inquilinus sp. KBS0705 and contains these coding sequences:
- a CDS encoding alkaline phosphatase family protein, whose protein sequence is MRIKLLLTLSFAATVLNLSAQNKRTVTATAATLSRPKLVVGIVVDQMRWDYLYRYYDRYQNGGFKRMLNEGFTCENTQIDYIPTVTAAGHSCIYTGSVPSIHGIAGNDFIVQATGKAMYCTDDSTVVAVGSTSAAGKMSPRNLLVTTVTDELRLATNFRSKVIGIALKDRGGILPAGHAANAAYWFDDSNGSWISSTYYMADLPAWVKNVNAQKSAEKYLKQDWNTLYPISTYAQSAPDNSPKYEGKYSGADAPTFPVKTSELYKGRIGMVRSTPYGNTITLEMAKAAVENEQLGNHTVTDFLAVSCSSTDYIGHQFGPNSVEIEDTYLRLDKDLASFFTYLDEKVGKGNYTVFLSADHGAAHNPTFLTDHNIPAGNWSEAPALAGLNKLLEDKYKIKRPVLNFENYQVNLNYAALKKDNISEDAVKYDCVQYLKTLPEIAYAVDMAHVQEASIPQDLKVRIQNGYNAERSGTIQIILKPGWFSGNHGATGTTHGSWNPYDAHIPLVFMGWGVKHGSLVRETHMTDIAPTIAALLHIQAPNGNIGKPIGEVLK
- a CDS encoding thiamine phosphate synthase, with product MKKYISKFHYLTQDLPNRSHVEQAQIACEAGANWVQYRCMTKNDGELIAEINQIAAICDDWGATLILTNHYHLLDKVDAQGVHIEDFDADFAAIRNVITDEKTLGASATNIEALLRVQNSGMVDYCGYGPFAHTDTKPNNKPLLGYEGYRELERQPIDIPVIAVGGVQLKDVDLLLKTGIYGIAVSAAVNLSLDPNGMVKEFYRKIY
- a CDS encoding S9 family peptidase, encoding MKKILTPLLLFVFAGASAQTMDVLTVEKIMRDPKWMGTSPSNIRWSDDSKKIYFNWNPDNAERDELFSITPANIKPQKISVAEHRDMIPEGGKWNKKLTLKTYEKNGDIYLLNIINGQSTRLINTTDRESNPTFSGDESSIIFTSGNNLFAFKLNKGELTQLTNFVKAKSDAKKTEKDNEQAAYLKKQQLELFDIIKKNEKDRKLDSAERSMLKAAKLKEIVIGDKRLSGVQVSPDGRYITYRVNQRAEGEKEDIVADFVTESGYVEGLPNRSKVGGPQGSSESFIFDTKRDSVYKIVTTDLPGIKDIPEYVKDYPKRLEELKKLNADRKVDVTGPYWSDDGKYAIVNVDAQDNKDRWLMKLDAATGKLSLLDRQHDDAWIGGPGTGAWFANGSLGYTDNTHFYYQSEASGYSHLYLADLATGDKKQLTSGKWEVQTLHLSNDKTTFYFTANIEHPGVTHFYRIPVTGGAPVKITSMKGGNEIDLSPDEKWLAIRYSYSNKPWELYVQPNKPGAKAVQVTNSTTPEFKSYPWREPEVISFKNRYGKDIYARLYLPKNPDPAKPAVVFVHGAGYLQNVHFWWSSYFREYMFNNMLTDNGYTVLDIDYTASSGYGRDIRTGIYRHMGGADLTDQVDGVKLLVDKYGVNPKHVGLYGGSYGGFITLMALFTQQDVFASGAALRSVTDWAHYNHGYTSNILNEPYNDEKAYRQSSPIYFADGLKGNLLMLHGMVDQNVNFQDIVRLTQRLIELHKQNWQLAPYPVEDHGFIQPSSWTDEYSRIYKLFETTLKGK
- the rimP gene encoding ribosome assembly cofactor RimP yields the protein MNIEKRVTELVEEKIADNPSLFLVDVKMHSNGKLIVLVDGDNGIGIADCVAISRHVGFHLEEENVIETAYNLEVSSPGIDTPLTSQRQYAKNVGRQLGIKMDDGTKREGELLEAGDGFIIIEEKIKEKGKKAETVESTIPTDKITETKVLISFK
- the nusA gene encoding transcription termination/antitermination protein NusA, which translates into the protein MSNINLIDSFQEFKDFKNIDRPTMMSVLEDVFRSMIRKKYGNDENCDVIVNTDNGDLEIWRTRTVMEDGFSEDDDLEIELAEARLTDPDLEVGDDFIEQITLESFGRRAILAARQTLVSKILELEKDEIFKKYKDRVGEIVTGEVYQVWKKETLVLDDEGNELLLPKTEQIPADYFKKGDSVRAVVSKVDMLNSNPKIIISRTAPEFLQRLFELEVPEIFDGLITIKKIVREPGERAKVAVESYDDRIDPVGACVGMKGSRIHGIVRELKNENIDVINYTNNIQLYIQRALSPAKITSIKLDDEKKTAAVYLKPDQVSLAIGRGGHNIKLAGKLTGYEIDVYREADEHDEDVDIEEFSDEIDSWIIDEFKRIGLDTAKSVLALSVGELVKRTDLEEETVKDVLSILQAEFE
- the infB gene encoding translation initiation factor IF-2, producing the protein MSEDKSIKLIKAVKELNIGMGTIVDFLATKGYKVEKQPMAKLDNDMYTTLLKEFAVDKIIKEEAKQISIGKIRKEEPGAVPETTKPVEGRRSRDFENEEILIKNTGHFTPAPADKPKPAEPAAPAKTEERADASLPGVKVIGKIDLNNLGAKPPVAEKAQPEPAKAAEPVKETVAPVVEAPAPKAPELVKEVAAPIAETPKAAEPVAEKAPEAPKAPEPVKEVAAPVAETPVADAATSGDDAPEDEVIRANAERLTGPKIIGKIQLPVNAPKRNNPVASSSNTAGNAADQKRKRKRKDSQGGNGGQQAPPTGNINPNRPDFRNRPTAPPGGGNRPDFRGGRNAPPTGGPKEEPSEKDIQDQIKATLARLSGAGKSGKFAQRAKFRRQKRDDVAATAEELAMEQDAQSKVLRVTEFVTANELAIMMDVSVTQIISTCMSLGMFVSINQRLDAETLSIVADEFGYQVEFVKPQDEEANLDIEDDPADLVPRAPIVTIMGHVDHGKTSLLDFIRKTNVIGGEAGGITQHIGAYEVTLPEEKGKITFLDTPGHEAFTAMRARGAQVTDIVIIVIAADDSVMPQTREAINHAQAAGAPIIFAFNKIDRPGANADKIREQLSAMNILVEEWGGKYQTQEISAKTGLNVELLLEKVLLEAELLELKANPNKRAVGTVIEAALDKGRGIVTTILVQAGRLKVGDPILAGCYSGRVKALTNERGQRVESAGPSTPVQVLGMQGAPTAGDKFNALDSEVEAREIANKRLQLQREQGLRTQKHITLDEIGRRLAVGNFKELNIIVKGDVDGSIEALSDSLLKLSTEQIQVNIISKAVGQISESDVLLASASDAIIIGFQVRPSGGARKLAEAEQIDIRLYSIIYDAINEIKAAMEGMLAPTFEEKIVANVEIRETFKISKVGTIAGCMVLDGKINRNSKIRIIRDGVVVHTGELASLKRFKDDVKEVATGYECGLNIANYNNIEVGDIVEAYENVEVKRKLT